From a region of the Kaistia sp. 32K genome:
- a CDS encoding chloramphenicol phosphotransferase CPT family protein: protein MAQIIFIHGASSSGKSTLARALQDRIESPFWHISIDHLRDSGVLPTRRFRSGEFRWSAARAAFFDGFHRSLKAYADAGNDLILEHILDTDGWLERLAGLFAEHDVFFVGIHCPLELLIEREAARGDRPIGSARQDYETIHVGKTYDLELSSTDGTDANVETLLASWRSGHRASSFSASSFLLGNRRS from the coding sequence ATGGCCCAGATCATCTTCATTCACGGCGCGTCGAGCTCCGGGAAGTCCACGCTCGCGAGAGCCTTGCAGGACCGGATCGAGAGCCCGTTCTGGCATATTTCCATCGATCACCTGCGGGATTCAGGCGTGCTTCCGACGCGTCGGTTCCGAAGCGGGGAGTTTCGCTGGAGCGCCGCCAGAGCCGCTTTCTTCGACGGCTTTCATCGCTCGCTGAAGGCGTATGCCGACGCCGGCAACGATCTGATCCTCGAGCACATCCTGGACACCGACGGGTGGCTGGAAAGGCTCGCCGGGCTGTTCGCGGAGCACGACGTCTTCTTCGTCGGCATTCACTGTCCGCTGGAGCTCCTGATCGAGCGGGAGGCCGCCCGGGGCGACCGGCCGATCGGCAGCGCCCGACAGGACTACGAGACCATCCATGTCGGCAAGACCTACGATCTGGAGCTCAGCTCGACGGACGGGACGGATGCCAATGTCGAGACGTTGCTCGCGTCCTGGCGAAGCGGTCACCGGGCGTCGAGCTTCTCGGCTTCGAGCTTCTTGCTGGGCAACCGGCGGAGCTAG
- a CDS encoding CDGSH iron-sulfur domain-containing protein, whose amino-acid sequence MAATGMKITVSKNGPYLVRGQVPLSRQAIGANSEGDSIDWVEIETIVPETPAYKLCRCGHSANKPFCDGTHVRIGFVGDETARRQPYAALAQEIDGPTLALTDAQSLCAFARFCDRDGQVWNTVSQATTAPERAAFVRQVGQCPSGRLVAWDYQTRAPVEPDLPPSIAIVEDPQQGVAGPIWVRGGIPIESADGTPYEVRNRVTLCRCGQSKNKPFCDGTHAAIGFQDR is encoded by the coding sequence ATGGCCGCAACCGGCATGAAGATCACCGTTTCGAAGAACGGGCCGTATCTGGTCCGCGGACAGGTTCCGCTGAGCCGGCAGGCTATCGGCGCCAATTCGGAGGGGGATTCGATCGACTGGGTCGAGATCGAAACCATCGTGCCGGAGACGCCGGCCTACAAGCTCTGCCGCTGCGGCCACTCCGCCAACAAGCCCTTCTGCGACGGCACGCATGTGCGGATCGGCTTCGTCGGCGACGAGACGGCGCGGCGGCAGCCCTACGCGGCCCTGGCGCAGGAGATCGACGGACCCACCCTGGCGCTGACCGACGCGCAGTCGCTCTGCGCCTTCGCGCGCTTCTGCGATCGCGACGGCCAGGTCTGGAACACGGTCTCGCAGGCCACGACCGCGCCGGAACGAGCGGCCTTCGTCCGGCAGGTCGGCCAATGTCCGTCCGGCCGGCTTGTCGCCTGGGACTATCAGACGCGCGCACCGGTCGAACCGGACCTGCCACCCTCGATCGCGATCGTCGAGGACCCGCAGCAAGGCGTCGCCGGCCCGATCTGGGTACGCGGCGGCATCCCCATCGAGTCGGCCGACGGCACGCCCTATGAGGTGCGCAACCGCGTGACGCTGTGCCGGTGCGGCCAGTCGAAGAACAAGCCGTTCTGCGACGGCACCCATGCCGCGATCGGCTTCCAGGACCGGTAG
- a CDS encoding type III polyketide synthase produces the protein MNLIRFPGATMTAPAGNPHVTATLRSLVTVVPPHHIPQSVAKERAREVFGSRMPFFDQLEQVFDNAAIDARYSCLPVEWFLGPADFEEKTRLYQEHATALAFTAANRALDRAELKAEDIDVIVFVSSTGISTPSIDARLMNLIPFRSDVMRLPVFGLGCAGGVLGMTRTAQMARSQPGLNCLLIVVELSSLAFRYDRLTKSNLVASALFGDGAAAAIVTSGAEDSTSPTLGIGGEHCWPDTLDVMGWNIDAQGFDVIFQQSIPQIIADDYPAALDGFLDRHGLERADIDRPCCHPGGAKVTDELEKVFGYPKFGLDAERRVLAAYGNMSAPTVLFVLDDLLRSGASGTLLMSSLGPGFTAGFQMVTVAEPQPAP, from the coding sequence ATGAACCTGATCCGGTTTCCCGGCGCCACCATGACGGCGCCTGCCGGCAATCCGCACGTCACCGCGACGCTGCGCTCCCTGGTGACGGTGGTGCCGCCGCACCATATCCCGCAATCCGTGGCGAAGGAGCGGGCGCGCGAGGTCTTTGGCTCGCGCATGCCCTTCTTCGACCAGCTCGAGCAGGTGTTCGACAACGCCGCGATCGACGCGCGCTACAGCTGCCTGCCGGTCGAGTGGTTTCTCGGGCCGGCGGATTTCGAGGAGAAGACGCGGCTCTACCAGGAACACGCGACCGCCCTCGCCTTCACGGCCGCCAACCGGGCGCTGGACCGGGCCGAGCTGAAGGCCGAAGACATCGACGTCATCGTCTTCGTGTCCTCGACCGGCATCTCGACGCCCAGCATCGACGCGCGGCTGATGAACCTCATTCCGTTCCGCAGCGACGTGATGCGCCTGCCGGTGTTCGGGCTCGGCTGCGCCGGCGGCGTGCTCGGTATGACGCGGACGGCGCAGATGGCGCGCTCGCAGCCGGGTCTCAACTGCCTGCTCATCGTCGTCGAGCTCTCCAGCCTCGCCTTCCGCTATGACCGGCTGACCAAGAGCAACCTCGTCGCCAGCGCATTGTTCGGCGACGGCGCCGCCGCCGCCATCGTCACGAGCGGCGCCGAGGATTCGACGTCCCCGACACTCGGCATCGGCGGCGAGCATTGCTGGCCCGACACGCTCGACGTGATGGGCTGGAACATCGACGCGCAGGGCTTCGACGTCATCTTCCAGCAGAGCATTCCGCAGATCATCGCCGACGATTATCCGGCCGCCCTCGACGGCTTCCTCGACCGGCATGGACTTGAGCGTGCCGACATCGACCGCCCGTGCTGCCATCCGGGCGGCGCGAAGGTGACGGACGAACTGGAGAAGGTGTTCGGATATCCGAAGTTCGGCCTCGATGCCGAGCGTCGCGTGCTCGCCGCCTATGGCAACATGTCGGCGCCCACGGTCCTGTTCGTGCTCGACGATCTGCTGCGGAGCGGCGCGAGCGGCACGCTGCTGATGTCGTCGCTCGGGCCGGGCTTCACCGCCGGGTTCCAGATGGTGACCGTCGCCGAACCACAGCCGGCGCCATGA
- a CDS encoding alkene reductase — protein sequence MSVLFEPLQAGALHLPNRIVMAPLTRSRAGDERIPNALMAEYYAQRAAAGLIITEATSVTAQGVGYTGTPGLWSDEQVEGWKLVTKAVHDAGGRIVSQLWHVGRISDPELLGGDLPVAPSAIAPAGNVSLLRPVRPYVVPRALETDEIPGIVEDFRRGAENAKRAGFDGVDVHGANGYLIDQFLQDSTNRRTDRYGGSIENRARLLLEIVDAAISVWGRERVAAHLRPRGDSHDMGDSNPRALFTYIAEELKKRGIAFLFVIEREGPDSLLAEIKRAFGGVVIANEGLSKADAERLISSGTADAVAFGRNYIATPDLVRRFSLDAPLNQPDPSTFYTPDAKGYTDYPTLETVA from the coding sequence ATGTCAGTGCTCTTCGAACCGCTCCAGGCCGGTGCCCTCCACCTGCCCAATCGCATTGTCATGGCGCCGCTGACGCGCAGCCGGGCAGGGGATGAGCGCATCCCGAATGCGCTGATGGCCGAGTATTACGCCCAGCGCGCGGCCGCCGGCCTGATCATCACCGAAGCGACCAGCGTCACGGCGCAGGGCGTCGGCTACACCGGCACGCCGGGCCTCTGGTCGGACGAGCAGGTCGAGGGCTGGAAGCTCGTCACCAAGGCGGTGCACGACGCGGGCGGACGCATCGTCTCGCAGCTCTGGCATGTCGGCCGCATCTCCGATCCCGAGCTGCTCGGCGGCGACCTGCCGGTGGCGCCGAGCGCCATCGCGCCTGCCGGTAATGTCAGCCTGCTGCGCCCGGTCCGACCCTATGTCGTGCCGCGCGCGCTGGAGACGGACGAGATCCCCGGCATCGTCGAGGATTTTCGCCGCGGCGCGGAGAACGCCAAGCGGGCCGGCTTCGACGGCGTCGACGTGCATGGCGCCAATGGCTATCTGATCGACCAGTTCCTGCAGGACAGCACCAACCGCCGCACCGACCGCTATGGCGGATCGATCGAGAACCGCGCCCGTCTCTTGTTGGAGATCGTCGACGCGGCGATTTCGGTCTGGGGACGGGAGCGCGTCGCGGCGCATCTCCGCCCGCGTGGCGACAGCCATGACATGGGCGACAGCAATCCGCGCGCGCTGTTTACCTATATCGCGGAAGAGCTGAAGAAGCGCGGCATCGCCTTCCTCTTCGTCATTGAGCGCGAGGGGCCGGACAGCCTGCTCGCCGAGATCAAGCGCGCTTTCGGCGGCGTCGTCATCGCCAATGAGGGGCTGAGCAAGGCCGACGCTGAGCGTCTGATTAGCAGCGGCACGGCCGATGCGGTGGCCTTCGGGCGCAACTACATCGCGACGCCGGACCTCGTGCGCCGCTTCTCGCTCGACGCGCCGCTCAACCAGCCCGATCCGTCGACCTTCTATACCCCGGACGCCAAGGGCTATACCGACTATCCGACGCTCGAAACCGTGGCCTGA
- a CDS encoding tetratricopeptide repeat protein — protein MFQSRFDKTARATLAVAFVGLLGLGAAMPALAASGGGGGGGGSGSSGSAPPKCRQGLVWDQKVGRCVRAQSSNVPDKELLQQGRALALAGYYDDALIVLDAVKNKQDAMVLTYIGYSHRKKGNTDVGIDYYKQALAIEPDNLNTHEYLGEGYASAGRMELAKQELVIVEKLCGNTTCEQYEDLAAAVAGKPTE, from the coding sequence ATGTTCCAATCTCGCTTCGACAAGACCGCGCGCGCCACGCTGGCCGTTGCTTTCGTCGGGCTGCTCGGCCTCGGGGCCGCCATGCCCGCGCTCGCCGCCAGCGGTGGCGGTGGCGGCGGTGGCGGCAGCGGCTCTTCCGGCAGCGCACCGCCGAAATGCCGGCAGGGCCTCGTCTGGGACCAGAAGGTGGGGCGCTGCGTACGGGCCCAGTCCAGCAATGTCCCTGACAAGGAGTTGCTGCAGCAGGGCCGCGCCCTCGCGCTGGCCGGCTACTATGACGACGCGCTGATCGTGCTCGACGCGGTCAAGAACAAGCAGGACGCGATGGTGCTGACCTATATCGGCTACAGCCACCGCAAGAAGGGCAATACCGACGTCGGCATCGACTATTACAAGCAGGCGCTGGCGATCGAGCCCGACAACCTCAACACGCATGAATATCTCGGCGAGGGCTATGCCAGCGCCGGACGGATGGAGCTCGCCAAGCAAGAGCTGGTCATCGTCGAGAAGCTCTGCGGCAACACGACCTGCGAGCAATATGAAGATCTCGCGGCCGCGGTCGCCGGCAAGCCGACCGAATAA
- a CDS encoding tetratricopeptide repeat protein, whose product MTTMFEKTTRSVLTIAFIGLLASTGAALASSGGGGGGGGGSSGGGGSSSSSSGGMGGGGGGMGGGSSSSSSSGGNSHFMPSNQVCKRGLVFSQRVQHCVKARSSGLTDQELFQQGRQLALAGYHDNALDVLDAVQNKQDAMVLTYIGYSHRKKGDTDLGIGYYKQALAIDPNNVNTHEYLGEGYVSIGRIQLAKDELVIVQKLCGNTTCEQFEDLEAAVAGRPAE is encoded by the coding sequence ATGACAACCATGTTCGAAAAGACGACGCGATCCGTCCTCACGATCGCATTCATTGGCCTGCTCGCCTCGACCGGCGCAGCCCTCGCTTCGAGCGGTGGTGGCGGCGGGGGCGGCGGCGGAAGCAGCGGCGGTGGAGGTAGCAGTAGCAGCAGCAGCGGCGGCATGGGCGGTGGCGGCGGCGGCATGGGCGGCGGCAGCAGCAGTAGCAGCAGCAGCGGCGGCAACAGCCACTTCATGCCGAGCAACCAGGTCTGCAAGCGCGGCCTCGTCTTCAGCCAGCGCGTCCAGCACTGCGTCAAGGCAAGGTCGAGCGGCCTGACCGATCAGGAGCTGTTCCAGCAGGGACGGCAGCTGGCGCTCGCCGGCTATCATGACAACGCCCTCGACGTTCTCGACGCCGTCCAGAACAAGCAGGACGCGATGGTGCTGACCTATATCGGCTACAGCCACCGCAAGAAGGGCGATACCGACCTCGGCATCGGTTACTACAAGCAGGCGCTGGCCATCGATCCGAACAACGTCAACACCCATGAATATCTCGGTGAAGGCTATGTCAGCATCGGGCGCATCCAGCTCGCCAAGGATGAGCTGGTCATCGTCCAGAAGCTCTGCGGCAACACGACCTGCGAGCAATTCGAAGATCTCGAGGCCGCCGTCGCCGGCAGGCCGGCCGAATAA
- a CDS encoding isoprenylcysteine carboxyl methyltransferase family protein: MSLGWAYWLLLAVALQRGVELIRARRNTRALLARGGREVGREHYPVIVALHAAWLATLALLTAPDPPVQWILIAAFALLQLLRLWVLASLGPYWTTRIITIDDAPLRATGPYRFLRHPNYVVVALEIPLLALILDLPVAALVFGVLNLAVLAFRIRIENQALLARRPSADHAESRSSKASATISVAARKSDS, translated from the coding sequence ATGAGCCTCGGCTGGGCCTATTGGCTGCTCCTCGCCGTCGCCCTGCAGCGCGGCGTCGAGCTGATCCGCGCCCGCCGCAACACCCGCGCGCTGCTGGCGCGCGGCGGCCGCGAGGTCGGCCGGGAGCACTATCCCGTCATCGTCGCGCTGCACGCGGCCTGGCTCGCGACGCTCGCCCTGCTGACCGCGCCCGACCCGCCGGTCCAATGGATCCTGATCGCCGCCTTCGCGCTGCTTCAGCTCCTGCGCCTCTGGGTGCTGGCGAGCCTCGGCCCCTACTGGACCACCCGCATCATCACGATCGACGACGCGCCGCTCCGGGCGACCGGGCCCTACCGCTTCCTGCGCCACCCCAACTACGTCGTCGTCGCGCTGGAGATCCCGCTGCTCGCCCTGATCCTCGACCTGCCGGTCGCGGCGCTGGTCTTCGGCGTCCTGAACCTCGCCGTCCTCGCCTTCCGCATCCGGATCGAGAACCAGGCGCTACTGGCGCGCAGGCCGTCGGCGGATCACGCCGAAAGCAGGTCTTCCAAGGCCAGCGCGACGATCTCGGTCGCGGCGCGCAAGTCGGACAGCTGA
- a CDS encoding DUF1868 domain-containing protein: MTSTLSDRRLAGYSAASRTEPPRHLGRRYDLSGTFLPEPGNTVVCHLVDGSPSQAAVLEVRRRMQAMPDADRLAFTPVSSLHMTLFQGIIEYRRDLPYWPADVALDTEIDEMTRIYLDRLSGFRGAGPFQVEVVDVVPTGLTVAGATEADRRVMKAWRDALAGPFGYRHPDHDDYVFHVTFAYLIDWLDSDRLPAWEALFDEALALFAREAPILDLRPPAFCRFADMNHFEELLVLE; this comes from the coding sequence ATGACATCCACCTTGTCAGATCGCCGGCTCGCCGGCTATTCCGCCGCCTCGCGGACCGAGCCGCCGCGCCATCTCGGCCGCCGCTATGACCTCAGCGGCACCTTCCTGCCCGAGCCCGGCAACACCGTCGTCTGCCATCTGGTCGATGGCTCGCCGTCGCAGGCCGCCGTCCTCGAGGTCCGCCGCCGCATGCAGGCAATGCCGGACGCCGACCGGCTGGCCTTTACGCCGGTCTCCAGCCTGCACATGACCCTGTTCCAGGGCATCATCGAATATCGCCGCGACCTGCCCTATTGGCCGGCGGACGTCGCTCTCGATACCGAAATCGACGAGATGACGCGGATCTATCTGGACCGTCTCAGCGGCTTTCGCGGCGCCGGGCCGTTTCAGGTCGAGGTCGTCGACGTCGTGCCGACCGGCCTCACCGTCGCCGGCGCCACCGAAGCGGATCGGCGCGTCATGAAGGCGTGGCGCGATGCCCTCGCGGGCCCGTTCGGCTACCGCCATCCCGATCACGACGACTACGTCTTCCACGTGACGTTCGCCTATCTGATCGATTGGCTCGACAGCGACCGCCTGCCCGCCTGGGAGGCTCTGTTCGACGAGGCGCTCGCGCTGTTCGCCCGCGAGGCGCCGATCCTGGATCTCCGCCCGCCGGCCTTCTGCCGCTTCGCTGACATGAATCATTTCGAGGAATTGCTCGTCCTCGAATAG
- a CDS encoding RNA polymerase sigma factor, with the protein MSRTGNDAVKQGLALHLEALWRYGLVLSRNRDTAEDLVQATCVRALERAHQFAPETRLDRWLFSIERSIWINELRSQRVRRGSGVVDAEIALVFEGGPAMESNILAAQVLSEIGRLAEAQRETVLLVYAEGYSYREAAEHLGVPIGTIMSRLAAIREKLSPLAGDTRPATPDDRRGDDG; encoded by the coding sequence ATGTCCAGAACCGGTAACGATGCTGTGAAGCAAGGCCTGGCGCTTCATCTGGAGGCGCTGTGGCGCTATGGCTTGGTCTTGTCGCGCAATCGCGATACGGCGGAGGACCTCGTGCAGGCCACCTGCGTTCGCGCGCTGGAGCGGGCCCACCAGTTCGCGCCGGAGACGCGGCTCGACCGCTGGCTCTTCTCGATCGAGCGCTCGATCTGGATCAACGAGCTCAGGTCGCAACGGGTCCGGCGGGGCAGCGGCGTCGTCGATGCGGAGATCGCCCTCGTTTTTGAGGGCGGGCCGGCGATGGAATCGAATATTCTCGCCGCTCAGGTGTTAAGCGAGATAGGACGGCTGGCCGAGGCACAGCGGGAAACCGTCCTGCTCGTCTACGCGGAAGGATACTCCTACCGCGAGGCGGCTGAACATCTCGGCGTGCCGATTGGAACCATCATGAGCCGGCTTGCCGCCATCCGTGAAAAACTGAGCCCGCTCGCGGGCGACACCAGGCCGGCGACCCCGGACGACAGGCGAGGGGATGATGGCTGA
- a CDS encoding group III truncated hemoglobin yields the protein MAGESSGFGVAIPGVDEASIKALVHTFYDRVRRDELIGPVFEAQVDDWPEHLDKLCAFWSNVVLRTGRYQGRPMQKHLRLPIEAEHFDRWLALFRATASEIMPPEGAAIFIDRANRIADSFELGIGSVRGEFRRPRHAFQL from the coding sequence ATGGCCGGCGAGAGCAGCGGATTTGGAGTGGCCATTCCCGGCGTCGACGAGGCGTCGATCAAGGCGCTCGTGCACACCTTCTATGACCGCGTTCGCCGCGACGAGCTGATCGGCCCCGTCTTCGAGGCGCAGGTCGACGACTGGCCCGAGCACCTCGACAAGCTCTGCGCCTTCTGGTCGAACGTCGTGCTGCGCACCGGCCGCTACCAGGGCCGGCCGATGCAGAAGCATCTGCGCCTGCCAATCGAGGCGGAGCATTTCGACCGCTGGCTGGCGCTGTTCCGCGCCACGGCGTCGGAGATCATGCCGCCCGAGGGTGCGGCGATCTTCATCGATCGCGCCAACCGCATCGCCGACAGCTTCGAGCTCGGCATCGGCAGCGTGCGCGGCGAGTTCCGCAGGCCTCGCCACGCCTTCCAGCTTTAA
- the rimO gene encoding 30S ribosomal protein S12 methylthiotransferase RimO, with product MNSEAPRISFVSLGCPKALVDSERILTHLRAEGYELSRHHDGADVVIVNTCGFLDSAKAESLEAIGTAMKENGKVIVTGCMGAEPEQIREAFPNVLAITGPQQYESVLGAVHTAVPPAHDPFVDLVPPQGIKLTPRHYAYLKISEGCNNRCSFCIIPKLRGDLVSRPAGDVLREAERLVKAGVKELLVISQDTSAYGVDIKYEASKWRDREVRAKFLDLSQALGELGAWVRMHYVYPYPHVDQVVELMAEGKILPYIDIPFQHASPNVLKAMRRPGNQVKTADRIHKWREICPDLAVRSTFIVGFPGETDEDFEFLLEWLDDVKLDRVGCFKFEPVEGAPANELANPVPEEVKEIRWHRFMKRQQEISAKRLAKKVGRRIPVIIDETTGLSAKGRTVWDAPEIDGSIHLTSRRPMRVGEIYTAKVESADAYDLHGVVV from the coding sequence ATGAACAGCGAAGCGCCGCGCATTTCCTTTGTCAGCCTCGGCTGTCCCAAGGCTCTGGTCGATTCCGAGCGGATCCTGACGCATCTGCGCGCCGAGGGCTACGAGCTCTCGCGCCACCATGACGGCGCCGACGTCGTCATCGTCAACACCTGCGGCTTCCTCGACAGCGCCAAGGCGGAGTCGCTGGAAGCCATCGGCACGGCGATGAAGGAGAACGGCAAGGTCATCGTCACTGGCTGCATGGGCGCCGAGCCCGAGCAGATCCGCGAAGCCTTCCCGAACGTGCTGGCGATCACCGGCCCGCAGCAATATGAGAGCGTGCTCGGCGCGGTGCATACCGCCGTGCCGCCGGCGCACGACCCGTTCGTCGATCTCGTGCCGCCGCAGGGCATCAAGCTGACGCCGCGCCACTACGCCTATCTGAAGATCTCGGAAGGCTGCAACAACCGCTGCTCGTTCTGCATCATCCCGAAGCTGCGCGGCGACCTGGTCAGCCGCCCGGCCGGCGACGTGCTGCGCGAGGCGGAGCGGCTGGTGAAGGCCGGCGTCAAGGAGCTGCTCGTCATCTCGCAGGATACGAGCGCCTATGGCGTCGACATCAAGTACGAGGCGAGCAAGTGGCGCGACCGCGAGGTGCGTGCAAAATTCCTCGACCTGTCGCAGGCGCTCGGCGAGCTCGGCGCCTGGGTGCGCATGCACTATGTCTACCCCTACCCGCATGTCGACCAGGTCGTCGAGCTGATGGCCGAGGGCAAGATCCTTCCCTATATCGACATCCCGTTCCAGCACGCGAGCCCCAACGTCCTGAAGGCGATGCGCCGCCCGGGCAACCAGGTGAAGACCGCCGACCGCATCCACAAATGGCGCGAGATCTGCCCGGATCTCGCCGTGCGATCGACCTTCATCGTCGGCTTCCCCGGCGAGACGGACGAGGATTTCGAGTTCCTGCTGGAATGGCTTGATGATGTGAAGCTCGACCGCGTCGGCTGCTTCAAGTTCGAGCCGGTCGAGGGCGCGCCGGCGAACGAGCTGGCCAATCCGGTGCCGGAAGAGGTCAAGGAAATCCGCTGGCACCGCTTCATGAAGCGCCAGCAGGAGATCAGCGCCAAGCGGCTCGCCAAGAAGGTCGGCCGCCGCATCCCGGTGATCATCGACGAGACCACCGGCCTCAGCGCCAAGGGCCGCACCGTCTGGGACGCGCCGGAGATCGACGGTTCGATCCACCTGACCTCGCGCCGCCCGATGCGCGTCGGCGAGATCTACACGGCGAAGGTCGAGAGCGCCGACGCCTACGACCTGCACGGCGTGGTGGTCTGA
- a CDS encoding M20/M25/M40 family metallo-hydrolase produces MIRDAIAANWEREVAFLKAMIRIPSDNPPGNCAPHAEAAAAELEALGFTVEQYPVPEPYVRQNGMKSVTNLIVRKTFGSGEGPVIALNAHGDVVPPGRGWTTDPYGAEERNGALYGRGAAVSKSDFATYAFALLALEQSDKRLSGGVELHLTYDEETGGFVGPQWLLAHDLSKADYAISAGFSYAITTAHNGALHLEVVVRGRQAHAAIPSSGVDALEAATPILTAIYAERRRLAERISTERGIGSPQITVGMIEGGINTTVVPDRIAFRIDRRLIPEEQGEAVEAELVKLIEAATPATEGVEVECRRIMLAEPLRPLPGVERLVEAVQGPAKSVLGFAIEPTGAPLYTDARHYSAAGIPTILYGAGPRSILEANANSADEHIQLSDLRAATEIVALALEDLLSA; encoded by the coding sequence ATGATCCGCGACGCCATCGCCGCCAATTGGGAGCGCGAAGTCGCGTTCCTGAAGGCGATGATCCGGATCCCGAGCGACAATCCGCCGGGAAACTGCGCGCCGCACGCTGAAGCCGCGGCCGCCGAACTGGAGGCGCTCGGTTTCACGGTCGAGCAATATCCCGTGCCGGAGCCGTATGTCCGCCAGAACGGCATGAAGAGCGTCACCAATTTGATCGTGCGCAAGACGTTCGGGAGCGGCGAGGGGCCGGTGATCGCGCTCAACGCGCATGGCGACGTCGTGCCGCCCGGGCGCGGCTGGACGACGGATCCCTATGGCGCCGAGGAACGGAACGGCGCGCTTTACGGGCGCGGCGCGGCCGTTTCAAAATCGGATTTCGCCACCTATGCCTTCGCGCTGCTGGCGCTCGAACAGTCGGACAAGCGCCTCTCGGGCGGCGTCGAGCTGCATTTGACCTATGACGAGGAGACAGGCGGCTTCGTCGGGCCGCAATGGCTCCTGGCTCACGACCTCTCCAAGGCCGACTATGCCATCTCGGCCGGGTTCTCCTACGCGATCACCACCGCGCACAATGGCGCGCTGCATCTGGAGGTCGTCGTGCGCGGCCGGCAGGCGCATGCCGCGATCCCGTCTTCCGGCGTCGACGCGCTGGAAGCCGCCACGCCGATCCTGACCGCGATCTATGCCGAACGGCGCCGCCTCGCCGAGCGCATCTCGACGGAGCGCGGCATTGGCTCGCCGCAGATCACCGTGGGGATGATCGAGGGCGGCATCAACACGACGGTCGTGCCCGACCGGATCGCCTTCCGGATCGACCGCCGGCTGATCCCGGAAGAGCAGGGCGAGGCGGTCGAGGCAGAGCTCGTCAAGCTGATCGAGGCGGCGACGCCGGCGACCGAGGGCGTCGAGGTCGAATGTCGCCGCATCATGCTGGCCGAGCCGCTCAGGCCGCTGCCCGGCGTCGAGCGGCTGGTCGAGGCGGTGCAGGGGCCGGCGAAATCGGTGCTCGGCTTCGCGATCGAACCGACCGGCGCGCCGCTCTATACCGATGCGCGGCACTATTCGGCCGCCGGCATCCCGACCATCCTCTATGGCGCCGGCCCGCGCTCCATCCTCGAGGCGAACGCCAATTCGGCCGACGAGCACATTCAGCTGTCCGACTTGCGCGCCGCGACCGAGATCGTCGCGCTGGCCTTGGAAGACCTGCTTTCGGCGTGA